The following proteins come from a genomic window of Pseudomonas syringae:
- a CDS encoding PepSY domain-containing protein, translated as MNVDKRLCAILGLSLTCSFAYARDLNQDEALSLRQRGVILPLEQFIERALGLHPGARLLEAELEEKNNMYVYEFELLTPQGVVRELKFDARDSRLLKDEDDD; from the coding sequence ATGAATGTCGACAAGCGTCTCTGTGCCATCCTCGGTTTGAGCCTGACCTGCTCCTTTGCGTATGCCAGAGATCTGAATCAGGATGAGGCGCTCAGTTTGCGGCAGCGCGGTGTCATCCTGCCCCTCGAACAATTCATAGAGCGGGCGCTCGGGCTTCACCCGGGAGCGCGTTTGCTGGAAGCCGAGCTTGAAGAAAAAAATAATATGTACGTATATGAATTCGAATTGCTGACGCCGCAAGGCGTTGTCCGCGAGCTCAAGTTCGACGCGCGTGACAGCCGATTATTGAAAGACGAGGATGATGACTGA
- a CDS encoding PepSY domain-containing protein: MKTLTTLLTTLPLVLMTCVIQARGIDPQEVSRLSDEGILHTSEKLDAKALNEHPGARIIGTQLKNIYGRYVYNVELRDAQGIEWDLEIDAATGRVYRNRQDN; the protein is encoded by the coding sequence ATGAAAACGCTGACAACTCTGCTGACAACCTTGCCCCTGGTTCTGATGACGTGTGTCATTCAGGCGCGTGGCATTGATCCGCAGGAGGTGTCGCGTCTGAGCGATGAGGGGATCCTCCATACAAGCGAAAAGCTTGATGCCAAAGCTTTGAACGAACACCCCGGCGCCAGAATAATTGGCACACAGCTCAAGAATATCTACGGCCGCTACGTTTACAATGTCGAGCTGCGTGATGCACAGGGGATTGAGTGGGATCTCGAAATAGACGCTGCCACGGGCCGCGTCTACAGGAATCGTCAGGATAACTAA
- the queD gene encoding 6-carboxytetrahydropterin synthase QueD yields MEIFKEFTFESAHLLPNVPEGHKCGRLHGHSFRVGIHLAGKVDPHTGWIRDFSEIKAIFKPLYERLDHHYLNDIPGLENPTSENLAKWIWDELKPLLPELSAIRIHETCTSGCEYRGD; encoded by the coding sequence GTGGAAATTTTCAAAGAGTTTACGTTCGAGTCAGCCCACCTTCTGCCCAATGTTCCAGAGGGGCACAAGTGTGGACGCCTGCACGGGCATTCGTTTCGTGTCGGCATTCATCTGGCTGGCAAGGTAGACCCTCACACCGGCTGGATCCGGGACTTTTCCGAGATCAAAGCCATTTTCAAACCGCTTTACGAGCGTCTTGATCATCACTACCTGAACGATATTCCAGGCCTCGAGAACCCGACCAGCGAAAACCTGGCGAAGTGGATCTGGGATGAGTTGAAACCATTGCTGCCGGAGCTGTCGGCCATCCGCATTCACGAGACCTGCACCAGCGGCTGTGAATACCGCGGAGACTGA